A region from the Triticum aestivum cultivar Chinese Spring chromosome 3D, IWGSC CS RefSeq v2.1, whole genome shotgun sequence genome encodes:
- the LOC123074509 gene encoding uncharacterized protein: protein MDGGYRSKSYASGRMQIEPYTGGARPDFRSLSYGGGGASYQYQYEYGAGAGQVTTVVEEEEVKRSKSKRRWLALGDPDMERKRRVAAYKAYAMEGKVKGSFRKSFRWIKDRYLHLVYGVS from the coding sequence ATGGACGGCGGCTACCGCTCCAAGTCGTACGCCAGCGGCCGCATGCAGATCGAGCCCTATACAGGCGGCGCGCGGCCGGACTTCCGGTCCTTGtcctacggcggcggcggggcgtcgtACCAGTACCAGTACGAGTACGGCGCTGGAGCAGGGCAGGTGACgacggtggtggaggaggaggaggtgaagagGAGCAAGTCTAAGCGGCGGTGGCTGGCGCTGGGCGACCCGGACATGGAGCGGAAGCGGCGGGTGGCGGCGTACAAGGCCTACGCCATGGAGGGCAAGGTGAAGGGATCCTTCCGCAAGAGCTTCAGATGGATCAAGGACCGCTACCTGCACCTCGTCTACGGCGTATCCTag